CAGCTGTCGTAAGTGATGATTGCATCATCCTGCAAGTAACGGTATCTGTGTCGTCGGTTGTCCCGGACATCACCAGGGGAAATGTTCGACGTTTGTAGGTGTTCTGAGATAAAATCCCAGGCTCTCGAGTGTGCTGAACGATGCCCTTACCTCCTCTCCCTCGCAGCCAAAGAGAAGAGGAGGCTGGACGCCGTCAGAGTCATCCAGCGCTGGGCCCGCTCAACTTTCCAGGGCTGGCTGCTGGAACGCGCATCTCGCTCAAGGTTCTCAACCCGACGACCGAGAGGTCAACTAAGGCGGGCTCAGGACAGAGACGACGGCACCATGTACGCTACCGTCGTCGACTACAGCGACTTCTCTGAGGCCGGACTCTCCCGCGATGGCAAAGCTCCTTCGAGCAAGGCCCTGCTGCAGATACCAGAAGTAGCCCCGGACGGGGGGCTTGATAAAGGTATCGACGGTGGCATGCGCAGGTCTGCAGTACGGCGCTGGGAGGCACCGGCACCCTCCACTGCCGTGTGCCCGCTTTCCTCCACGGTCTTCGGCAAACTTCGCTCAGCGGGCGCCACGCTCAAAGTTCAAAACGCACAAGGGAGGCCTTCCCGCTCTGGACCAGCCATGGGCCAGCAGTGGGGGTTCCGGCTCCCGCACGGATCTAACGCTGCTGAGaagaaacaaaacaataaaaattgattGTATGGTGCTTCATGTTCAGGTTCACCGTTATACTTCAAGAgtataaaaattggcagtggctctTTAGCtcggatatgcgtagcgaaagctaaggcacagcTTGGTTAGCTTTGGCTaaccttgattgcaagtccaggttagtctgggtgtgaggctagttgttgtcacgtggttgttcacgtgaccagtcacgtgtttggtcacgtggtgtggtgcGACCACGGTGAAAATGCGAGCGCGGCGAAACCGCGAATTCGTGGCcgatgtagctttcgctacaaaactttAGAGCATTTATGCAAAAGAGTTAGTCTCGATGTGTGGTACAGCAGTGACACATCTTAGTGTGCAACTTGTCCACTCCAAACTCCGGACATGATGTTCGATtaaggagaaggggggggggggtgctaacaTAAGGCTCGACATGACTTCTCACTATGTCATCTACTGTTAAAGCTAACATTCATAATTTCTAGGTCAAAGCTGTTCTACTACCCGCACGCGAAGTTTCGTTAACAGAACGTCAAGAGCAGAGGAAAGCCGCCGAGTAATAGATCGTTACGAGTAAAAATGCGTTTCCTCCGAACCGCTGTCTTCACGTATAGGTACCTTAATGTTCGTTACAGCGCAAAACGCTACACCCAAAACACAGATTTGAAACCGGCGAAGTGCCGGCGTGTCTCAGCTCCCTTTGTATCCTCCCCTGCAGCTTTCTCGGGTGTAGACTGTTTATCATGGGTAACTAACTAGCCTGCACCCTTATCTACAAATCGCTGCAACGTGACAAACCGAAGCTAACATCATGCGCCTATCGAAGCACTCACCCAGTCTACCAAATTCCACAGAACCTCGAACTATTCCGGAACACACCGaaagcttttttttcattttttttcaattggaCGAGAACATCTTCGAGGGAAATCCGCCTGGTTGGATTTTGAAACAAAGGTCGAGAAATGCTGACACCAGCCGCTAATTTGCTTTTAAACCCAACGTTCCGGGACCAACTCAACTTGGCGCCTCTTGAACGGATTAGGCTCTGTGGCCAAGACGTTCCCCTCTTCGAAGGCGATTCTGCGTTTGGCGTGTTCGCAGTGCTCGGCGAGGGGGTTGCCTTCCGAACTCACTGGCCGGACGtcattctaataataataataattgg
This portion of the Amblyomma americanum isolate KBUSLIRL-KWMA chromosome 10, ASM5285725v1, whole genome shotgun sequence genome encodes:
- the LOC144106997 gene encoding uncharacterized protein LOC144106997 codes for the protein MYATVVDYSDFSEAGLSRDGKAPSSKALLQIPEVAPDGGLDKGIDGGMRRSAVRRWEAPAPSTAVCPLSSTVFGKLRSAGATLKVQNAQGRPSRSGPAMGQQWGFRLPHGSNAAEKKQNNKN